A single window of Jaculus jaculus isolate mJacJac1 chromosome 14, mJacJac1.mat.Y.cur, whole genome shotgun sequence DNA harbors:
- the LOC101616503 gene encoding aurora kinase C isoform X1, whose amino-acid sequence MDRVLLVSSEEGPGPERLPVSPLRQRKDCSSQEFASPLPLPRSFVKTPSDKAPPTDVEHQVQPGIPNTRLLTIDDFEIGRPLGKGKFGNVYLARLKKSHFIVALKVLFKSQIEKEGLEHQLRREVEIQAHLQHPNILRLYNYFHDARRIYLVLEYAPRGELYKELQRNSTLDEQCTATIMEELADALTYCHSKKVIHRDIKPENLLLGLRGEVKIADFGWSVHTLSLRRRTMCGTLDYLPPEMIEGKTYDEKVDLWCIGVLCYELLVGNPPFESSSHNETYRRIVKVDVRYPLSLPVGAQDLISKLLRYHPSERLTLAQIQKHPWVKTHSRRVIPPCGQMTS is encoded by the exons ATGGACCGCGTCTTGCTCGTCAGCTCCGAGGAGGGGCCTGGGCCCGAGCGCCTCCCCGTCAGCCCTCTCCGCCAGCGCAAGGACTGCAGCAGCCAGGAGTTCGCCTCTCCTTTACCTCTCCCCAGGAGTTTCGTGAAGACGCCCTCGGACAAAGCTCCGCCCACAG ATGTGGAACACCAAGTACAGCCTGGCATCCCAAACAC GAGGCTTCTCACAATCGATGACTTTGAAATAGGGCGCCCTTTGGGTAAGGGGAAATTTGGAAATGTATACCTGGCTCGCCTGAAGAAAAGCCATTTCATTGTGGCCCTGAAAGTACTCTTCAAGTCCCAGATTGAGAAGGAAGGACTGGAGCACCAGCTACGCAGGGAAGTTGAAATCCAGGCACATCTCCA ACACCCTAATATCCTTCGCCTGTACAACTACTTCCATGATGCTCGCCGGATATACCTGGTTCTGGAATATGCTCCCAGGGGCGAACTCTATAAGGAGCTGCAACGAAATAGCACTTTAGATGAGCAGTGCACCGCCACG ATAATGGAGGAGTTGGCAGACGCCCTCACCTACTGCCATTCGAAGAAAGTGATCCACAGAGACATCAAGCCAGAGAACCTCCTACTGGGGCTCAGGGGTGAGGTCAAGATTGCAGACTTTGGCTGGTCTGTGCACACCCTGTCTCTCAG GAGAAGGACAATGTGCGGAACCCTGGATTACTTGCCGCCAGAAATGATTGAAGGGAAGACATATGATGAGAAGGTGGATCTGTGGTGCATTGGGGTGCTCTGCTATGAGCTGCTGGTGGGAAATCCACCCTTTGAGAGCTCCTCTCACAATGAGACATACAGACGCATTGTCAAG GTAGATGTGAGATATCCACTGTCTCTGCCTGTGGGAGCCCAGGACTTGATCTCCAAGCTGCTCAGGTACCACCCCTCAGAGCGGCTGACCCTGGCCCAGATCCAGAAGCACCCCTGGGTCAAGACCCACTCTCGGAGAGTGATTCCTCCCTGTGGTCAGATGACTTCCTAA
- the LOC101616503 gene encoding aurora kinase C isoform X2: MEELADALTYCHSKKVIHRDIKPENLLLGLRGEVKIADFGWSVHTLSLRRRTMCGTLDYLPPEMIEGKTYDEKVDLWCIGVLCYELLVGNPPFESSSHNETYRRIVKVDVRYPLSLPVGAQDLISKLLRYHPSERLTLAQIQKHPWVKTHSRRVIPPCGQMTS; the protein is encoded by the exons ATGGAGGAGTTGGCAGACGCCCTCACCTACTGCCATTCGAAGAAAGTGATCCACAGAGACATCAAGCCAGAGAACCTCCTACTGGGGCTCAGGGGTGAGGTCAAGATTGCAGACTTTGGCTGGTCTGTGCACACCCTGTCTCTCAG GAGAAGGACAATGTGCGGAACCCTGGATTACTTGCCGCCAGAAATGATTGAAGGGAAGACATATGATGAGAAGGTGGATCTGTGGTGCATTGGGGTGCTCTGCTATGAGCTGCTGGTGGGAAATCCACCCTTTGAGAGCTCCTCTCACAATGAGACATACAGACGCATTGTCAAG GTAGATGTGAGATATCCACTGTCTCTGCCTGTGGGAGCCCAGGACTTGATCTCCAAGCTGCTCAGGTACCACCCCTCAGAGCGGCTGACCCTGGCCCAGATCCAGAAGCACCCCTGGGTCAAGACCCACTCTCGGAGAGTGATTCCTCCCTGTGGTCAGATGACTTCCTAA